The sequence tctgtagactaggatactctaccgacatcaattaccctcATCCTTAGGACTTgtatctttctgatttttattacattcctgagactgtttcgtttcttgctgtttagttcatgcttagactcgtttctcttttcattcattttcgctcCTTGTcacattctcgtttctagttctgagactcatttccgttttgcattttgatcattctaggattgttagacaaacactcgtTTTGAAatggcttgacttgtgaaattttgattgcatcttgagtgactagcatcatcccatttggattgacaccttaagtactacaattacataaggttaattgaacctgctaggacacacaaaaatcctagtatcatgGATCGTCTGAGCCAGAACAGAAGAAGCAATCCTCACCGTTTCAGTACGAACCAACGGAGCTTTGCCTTTGTTAAGCGACACTTGAGCCATGTTAAACCACCAACCGAACAAACGAGAAGCAGACCACAAAGAACTCAGAAAATCTCTTAAGGAAACAAATAACTCGCCAAAGAATAAGACGATATGAGAGCGAGAATGTGAAAGTTGAAACCCTGTATTCCATCGGCTAAATAACCCTTGAATATGCCTCCAATTCGAAATATCCCTTGACAGAGATACACGAAATCTGCCAGGcccaaaaattccaaaaacaatcaagcaaaATCCCGTGACCTCTAATTCGAAATCTGAAAATATTCTCAATCTGACGAACcataaaagaataaatggaCAATAGCCATACTTACCAAAACACGAGATCAATCCCATAATACACTCGAGAGAAACCTCAATCAGGAAGGAAGGAGAATCTCGATACAATACCAATATCATATCCAATCTCCACACAAACAACGACCAGATCCTATCAATCCCGATAATAACTTCTGCCGAATCAATCCGAATCAACCAAGAGAGATCCGATCGAACCCAGATTCCTTTTAGGTAGCTCGAATCCCTCGACCCCAAAGGAATCGCAAACAGATTCGAGGACGGATTTTCGATCCATCCCCAATCCCCATTCTCAAACAGATAGCACGGAAGGCCATCCCTCCGTCCCTGAAGAACGCAAAAGCAGAGCATTTCAAACCCTAGAACTCGTCGCCGAAACCGTCGCCATTTTCAGAATTTCAGAACTTGTGACAGTTAATACACTAAGATTAAGTGAACTTATCAAGAGAGcgatataaaattgaaaattaaatagcTCATAAAGAGCTTTATATATTGTGCAAAGAAATTTAAAGGGGAAAGATTAATTGAAAAACACCAAGCTTGATTACTTACTCTTGATTGATTGACCCATTGtttatatcctactatattaattatattaattgagaagtacatttataaaaataatattaaaagtgTAAAAACTTAATTAGAATGTCATTAgaaatagtttaaaaaaaattataaagataattaagacaattcaaataaaatagataaaaaattagtgtattaaaaataagatatttagaAATATCCATTCTAAACAACTAAGATTTCTATAGATATTATCCGATTAAATACAGATTTTTTTCGGAAATAATATCTACAGCAATGATCTGATTGTAAGTTATCTGGTGAATATggctaataataaataacaaatatatatatatatatatatatttcaaatttaatttaaataaaatattcagcCCATATTTTAACGTGAGTTAATATCTAGTATGAAATTATGAATCCTCAGTTGCTAAGAACCCTAATTACATAGGATAATAATGGATCCCATGAGCTAGAGACTATTTTAGACTTTTTATGAGTCCTCTAATTTAATACCGAACCCATATAAAATTTCATTGAAATAGATTATGGCTCCCATTTGTGAaggcttttaagactttaaaaatatttaaaagtctTCAAAACATTTTATCTGCTAATCAAGGCTTtatgacttttttatttttaaagttccACAAccactttcatttttttcttctttatttctttttttaagccTCAAAATCACACAACCagcaacttaaaaaaaaaacttattttcttccCCCATCATAATCAAAAACTcattataaatttacatatatttttgcacttttttttttgtcaaccaaacattaaattaaaagaaaatctcacaaatttttttttatgaattaattatcagcatttttttctttcttttaacatCCACTTctcttcaaaaaattattatttttatcatcaccaccctattttttacaattttattattttgtcattGTGTTACATATGGATTAGTATTTATcatgatttatatttataaatttatatataataataataataaaat comes from Camelina sativa cultivar DH55 chromosome 19, Cs, whole genome shotgun sequence and encodes:
- the LOC104765829 gene encoding uncharacterized protein LOC104765829 — its product is MLCFCVLQGRRDGLPCYLFENGDWGWIENPSSNLFAIPLGSRDSSYLKGIWVRSDLSWLIRIDSAEVIIGIDRIWSLFVWRLDMILVLYRDSPSFLIEVSLECIMGLISCFDFVYLCQGIFRIGGIFKGYLADGIQGFNFHILALISSYSLASYLFP